From the genome of Thermoflexus hugenholtzii JAD2, one region includes:
- the dhaK gene encoding dihydroxyacetone kinase subunit DhaK: protein MKKLINDPMNVVPEALEGMAKAHPDLIKVHFNPNYVYRADAPRPGKVAVISGGGSGHEPMHVGFVGYGMLDAACPGAVFTSPTPDQMYEAAKTVHGGAGILMIVKNYAGDVMNFDMAADLLRGEGYQVESVLIADDVAVESSLYSQGRRGTGTTVLAEKILGAAAERGYDLQRLAALGRRVAENGRSMGMALTSCTVPHVGKPTFELGEDEMEIGIGIHGEPGRYREPLKKADEIVERLMEPILNDLPFKAGDRVICMVNSMGGTPLSELYIVYRKVAEICEKSGIQIVRNLVGAYITSLEMAGTSITLLRADDEMLELWDHPVKTPALRWGM, encoded by the coding sequence ATGAAGAAGCTGATCAATGATCCGATGAATGTGGTCCCGGAGGCGCTGGAGGGGATGGCCAAGGCCCATCCCGACCTGATCAAGGTGCACTTCAACCCCAACTACGTCTATCGCGCCGACGCGCCCCGGCCGGGGAAGGTGGCGGTGATCTCCGGCGGCGGCAGCGGCCACGAGCCGATGCACGTGGGGTTCGTCGGCTATGGGATGCTGGACGCCGCCTGCCCCGGCGCGGTGTTCACCTCCCCCACCCCTGACCAGATGTATGAGGCGGCCAAGACCGTCCACGGGGGCGCCGGGATCCTGATGATCGTCAAGAACTACGCCGGGGACGTGATGAACTTCGACATGGCGGCGGATCTGCTGCGGGGCGAGGGCTACCAGGTGGAGAGCGTGCTGATCGCCGACGACGTGGCGGTGGAGAGCAGCCTCTACTCCCAGGGCCGGCGGGGCACCGGCACCACCGTGCTGGCGGAGAAGATCCTGGGGGCCGCCGCCGAGCGCGGCTACGACCTCCAGCGCCTGGCTGCCCTGGGCCGCCGGGTGGCGGAGAACGGTCGCTCGATGGGGATGGCCCTGACCTCGTGCACGGTGCCCCATGTGGGCAAGCCGACCTTTGAGCTGGGCGAGGATGAGATGGAGATCGGCATCGGCATCCACGGGGAGCCCGGCCGTTATCGTGAGCCCCTGAAGAAGGCCGATGAGATCGTGGAGCGGTTGATGGAGCCCATCCTCAACGATCTCCCCTTCAAGGCCGGCGACCGGGTGATCTGCATGGTGAACTCCATGGGCGGCACCCCCCTGAGCGAGCTCTACATCGTCTACCGCAAGGTCGCGGAGATCTGCGAGAAGTCCGGCATCCAGATCGTCCGCAACCTGGTGGGGGCCTACATCACCTCCCTGGAGATGGCCGGGACCTCCATCACCCTGCTCCGGGCCGACGACGAGATGCTGGAGCTGTGGGATCATCCGGTCAAGACCCCGGCGCTGCGCTGGGGGATGTAA
- the glpK gene encoding glycerol kinase GlpK yields MAKYVMAIDQGTTSTRAMIFDHESNVVAWDQKEHEQIYPQPGWVEHNPMEIWERTQEVVQNALAKAGISGADIAAIGVTNQRETTIVWNKRTGKPYYNAIVWQDTRTAPICAQLQREGYEAMYREKTGLPIATYFSGPKLQWILDNVPGVREDAEKGEALFGNIDTWLIWWLTGGPDGGAHVTDVSNASRTMLMNLRTLDWDDDLLKIHRIPRQMLPQIRPSSDPRLYGKTPKSGLFGAEVPVCGDLGDQQAALVGQAGLDVGMAKNTYGTGCFLLLNTGTNIVPSKSGLLTTVAYQFGDGPCIYALEGSIAITGALVQWLRDNLGLIKTSAEVEDLARTVEDNGGIYFVPFFSGAFAPYWRLDARGVIVGLTRYINKGHLARAVLEATAYQTRDVFDAMYADSGIHLAELRVDGGMVRNELLMQFQADILGVPVVRPVIQETTSLGAAYAAGMAVGFWSGPEQIRQYWKEDKRWLPKMDPETREKLYAGWKKAVERSFGWVEF; encoded by the coding sequence ATGGCGAAATATGTGATGGCCATCGACCAGGGGACGACCAGCACGCGGGCCATGATCTTCGACCACGAGAGCAACGTGGTGGCATGGGACCAGAAGGAGCATGAGCAGATCTACCCCCAGCCCGGCTGGGTCGAGCACAACCCGATGGAGATCTGGGAGCGCACCCAGGAGGTGGTCCAGAACGCCCTGGCCAAGGCCGGGATCAGCGGGGCGGACATCGCCGCCATCGGGGTGACCAACCAGCGGGAGACCACCATCGTCTGGAACAAGCGCACCGGGAAGCCGTATTACAACGCCATCGTCTGGCAGGACACCCGCACGGCCCCCATCTGCGCCCAGCTCCAGCGCGAGGGCTACGAGGCCATGTATCGGGAGAAGACCGGCCTCCCCATCGCCACCTACTTCTCCGGCCCCAAGCTCCAGTGGATCCTGGACAACGTCCCCGGGGTGCGGGAGGACGCGGAGAAGGGGGAGGCCCTCTTCGGCAACATCGATACCTGGCTGATCTGGTGGCTGACCGGCGGGCCGGACGGGGGCGCCCACGTCACCGATGTCTCCAACGCCAGCCGGACGATGTTGATGAACCTGCGCACCCTGGACTGGGACGATGACCTCCTGAAGATCCATCGGATCCCGCGCCAGATGCTCCCCCAGATCCGCCCGTCCTCGGACCCCCGCCTCTACGGGAAGACGCCGAAGAGCGGGCTGTTCGGGGCGGAGGTGCCGGTGTGCGGGGACCTGGGGGATCAGCAGGCGGCTCTGGTCGGCCAGGCCGGCCTGGATGTCGGGATGGCCAAGAACACTTACGGCACCGGCTGTTTCCTCCTTCTCAACACCGGCACGAACATCGTCCCTTCCAAGAGCGGCCTGCTGACCACCGTGGCCTATCAATTCGGGGACGGCCCCTGCATCTACGCCCTGGAAGGCTCCATCGCCATCACCGGCGCTCTGGTCCAGTGGCTGCGGGACAACCTGGGCCTGATCAAGACCTCCGCGGAGGTGGAGGACCTGGCCCGCACGGTGGAGGACAACGGGGGCATCTACTTCGTGCCCTTCTTCTCCGGCGCCTTCGCCCCCTACTGGCGGTTGGACGCCCGGGGCGTGATCGTGGGGCTCACCCGCTACATCAACAAGGGCCACCTGGCCCGCGCCGTCCTGGAGGCCACGGCTTACCAGACCCGGGACGTGTTCGACGCCATGTATGCGGACTCCGGGATCCATCTGGCCGAGCTGCGCGTGGACGGGGGGATGGTGCGCAACGAGCTGCTGATGCAGTTCCAGGCTGACATCCTGGGGGTGCCGGTGGTGCGGCCGGTGATCCAGGAAACCACCTCCCTGGGCGCGGCCTACGCCGCCGGGATGGCCGTGGGCTTCTGGAGCGGCCCGGAGCAGATCCGTCAATACTGGAAGGAGGATAAGCGCTGGTTGCCGAAGATGGATCCGGAGACCCGGGAGAAGCTCTACGCTGGATGGAAGAAGGCGGTGGAGCGCTCCTTCGGATGGGTGGAGTTCTAA
- a CDS encoding DoxX family protein, with the protein MLRPDLGWAILRVLIGLLFAGHGAQKLFGWFGGHGLSGTAGWLESWNIRPGRLWAWLLGLGEFIGGLLLALGLATPWAVLPLIASQLVAIVRVHAPKGLWIDRGGFEYNLVLVALSGFFGLYGPGRYSLDAALGLTWPQPLAFGVTLILAVLIALIALTAPGWAPRLFRQAA; encoded by the coding sequence ATGTTGCGGCCGGATCTCGGGTGGGCGATCTTGCGCGTCCTGATCGGTTTGCTCTTCGCGGGCCACGGGGCCCAGAAGCTGTTCGGGTGGTTCGGTGGCCACGGCCTCAGCGGGACGGCAGGCTGGCTGGAGAGCTGGAACATCCGGCCGGGCCGTCTGTGGGCGTGGCTGCTGGGATTGGGGGAGTTCATCGGCGGGCTGCTGCTGGCTTTGGGCCTGGCGACGCCGTGGGCGGTCCTGCCGCTGATCGCCTCCCAGCTGGTGGCCATCGTCCGTGTGCATGCGCCGAAGGGGCTGTGGATCGATCGCGGCGGGTTTGAGTATAACCTGGTCCTGGTGGCCCTGAGCGGCTTCTTCGGGCTCTATGGGCCGGGCCGCTATAGCCTGGACGCGGCGCTGGGCCTGACCTGGCCACAGCCCCTGGCCTTCGGGGTGACTCTGATCCTCGCGGTCCTCATCGCGCTCATCGCCCTGACCGCTCCGGGCTGGGCGCCGCGACTCTTCCGGCAGGCGGCCTGA
- a CDS encoding MIP/aquaporin family protein, which produces MAPWVAEIIGTMILILLGDGVVANVVLGRTKGQASGWIVITTGWALAVAMAVYAVGRISGAHINPAVTIALAAVGKFPWSDVPLYIVGQFIGAFIGAVLVWLAYYPHWAETPDPDLKRAVFSTAPNIRNYPLNFITEVIGTFMLVFGVLAIVANDLPAGWTPLLVGFLVWAIGLSLGGPTGYAINPARDLGPRIAHAVLPIPGKGDSDWGYAWVPVVGPIVGGLIGAFLFVALGM; this is translated from the coding sequence ATGGCACCCTGGGTGGCAGAGATCATCGGCACCATGATCCTCATCCTGCTGGGCGACGGCGTGGTGGCCAACGTCGTCCTGGGCCGGACCAAGGGCCAGGCCTCGGGGTGGATCGTGATCACCACGGGGTGGGCCTTGGCGGTGGCCATGGCCGTGTATGCCGTGGGCCGCATCAGCGGCGCCCACATCAACCCGGCCGTGACCATCGCCCTTGCCGCGGTCGGAAAGTTCCCCTGGTCGGACGTCCCGCTCTACATCGTTGGGCAGTTCATCGGCGCCTTCATCGGCGCGGTGCTGGTGTGGCTGGCTTACTACCCCCACTGGGCGGAGACGCCCGATCCTGACCTCAAGCGCGCAGTGTTCAGCACCGCCCCGAACATCCGCAATTACCCCCTGAACTTCATCACCGAGGTCATCGGGACTTTCATGCTGGTCTTCGGGGTCTTGGCCATTGTGGCGAACGACCTCCCTGCGGGCTGGACGCCCCTCCTCGTGGGCTTCCTGGTGTGGGCCATCGGCCTCTCCCTGGGCGGGCCCACGGGCTACGCCATCAACCCGGCCCGTGATCTCGGGCCGCGGATCGCCCACGCGGTGTTGCCCATTCCGGGCAAGGGCGACTCCGACTGGGGCTACGCCTGGGTGCCGGTGGTCGGCCCCATCGTGGGTGGCCTGATCGGTGCTTTCCTCTTTGTCGCCTTGGGGATGTGA
- the dhaL gene encoding dihydroxyacetone kinase subunit DhaL: MPVMRDDVVAWLERCAAVLEENRDYLTQLDAAIGDADHGANMDRGFKAFMAKLPSVADKDIGTILKTLGMTLVATVGGAGGPLYGTFFLQMGVKTANKLMLTPEDWAEALEAGINGVIARGQARPGDKTMVDALLPALEAFKEAIRNSDSFGKALQRMAEAAEQGMKATIPMVARKGRASYLGERSAGHQDPGATSSYLILKAAADTWGHVT, from the coding sequence ATGCCGGTGATGCGGGACGATGTGGTGGCTTGGCTGGAGCGTTGTGCGGCGGTGCTGGAGGAGAACCGGGATTACCTCACACAGCTGGACGCAGCGATCGGGGACGCCGACCACGGCGCCAACATGGACCGCGGGTTCAAGGCTTTCATGGCCAAGCTTCCCTCGGTCGCCGATAAGGATATCGGGACGATCCTCAAGACCCTGGGGATGACCCTGGTGGCCACGGTGGGCGGGGCCGGCGGGCCGCTTTACGGCACGTTCTTCCTGCAGATGGGCGTGAAGACCGCCAACAAGCTCATGCTCACTCCGGAGGATTGGGCCGAGGCGCTGGAGGCGGGCATCAATGGGGTGATTGCCCGCGGCCAGGCCCGGCCGGGCGACAAAACGATGGTCGACGCCCTGCTGCCGGCCCTGGAGGCCTTCAAGGAGGCCATCCGTAACAGCGACTCCTTTGGAAAGGCCCTGCAGCGGATGGCCGAGGCCGCCGAGCAGGGGATGAAGGCTACCATCCCCATGGTGGCCCGTAAAGGGCGGGCCAGCTACCTCGGGGAGCGCTCTGCTGGCCACCAGGACCCCGGCGCCACCTCCTCTTACCTGATCCTGAAGGCGGCCGCGGACACCTGGGGCCACGTCACGTAG